The nucleotide window TGGGGATACTAGGATTATTAGTGTTAGGAGAGATGTGGGGTTTAATGAGTTGATGCAGAAGATGTTTGATTCGTATGGACGGAATGTTGTTATTAAGTATCAGTTACCTGGAGAAGATCTTGATGCGCTTGTAAGCGTTTCGAGACCGGAGGATTTGGAGAATATGATGGATGAGTATGATAAGTTGGTTGAGAGATCTTCTGATGGTTCGGCTAAGATGCGAGTGTTTTTGTTTTCGGACGTTGAATCGTCTAGTGTCATCCGgtttaaggatttgcaagatagTGGGCAGAAGTATGTGGAGGCAGTGAACGGGATTGGAGAGAGCTtcagtggcggtggtggtgggggcGGCGGCAGTGGTGGTATTGGTAGGAAGGGGAGCGGAGCGAGTGCTTCCTCTACTCAGAATTCGGAAGTGAGTGGTGGCGCTGAAGGCGGTGCTGAGAGTACAGGACATGATCAAGGGGAGGTGATTGGTCCGGCATTTGGCGGTGTGGTGTCGTCTCCTGGTGGCAGTTATGCCACTGGCGTTACTGTTGCTAAACCCATTGCTGTTCCAGTGTCACCTTCTCAATCTGATCATGAATCCGAAATATTGGAAAGAACGGTCCCTGTTCATATACAACAACAGCGGCAATTTGGATATGATCTGCAACCGCCTGGAGCCGCCATTCAACCGCCAGCACCGTATGTCCAAACTTATGTTGACCCCCGCCATGGGACCTTTAGCCGTACTGAGTACATACAGATGCCACCACCACAAATGGGGTACCCATCTCAGATTATGGGCAGCATTGGCCCGGTCTACGCCCAACCGCAACTCCATAATAACGTAATCGGAATCGGAGTCACCCCACATCAGTATATCACGCCTTCCTCACACGTCAGTTTCAGTCCGAACTCAAATCCAGTTCCGGTTCAAATTCCCACTCAAGCTCCAACTCCAGTTCAAGCTCAACCTCCGGCTCAAGCTCCTCCTCAGTATGTGCAGCAACGGGAGGTTGTAATGGAACCTTTTCCCAGTGAGCCAAGCTATTCTACGTATCAACCTCAAACGCAAATCTCTCCTCAAGTTATTCCCGGAGCTTATGGTTGGAATCAGGTTCTGGCCCAAGAACAAGTGTCGTTTTCGGAGAGCCGGGTGCCCGCTCAACAACTGGCATACCCCGAGCTGGTGCCTAGATTTGACGGGTGTATCATGTGTCAAAAAGCATTGCCTCATGCGCATCCGGATCCCTTGGCACAGGAGCGTAGAGAAAGTCCGAACGCTCAACAACTGGTATACCCCGAGCTGGTGCCTAGATTTGACGGGTGTATCATGTGTCAAAAAGCATTGCCTCATGCGCATCCGGATCCCTTGGCACAGGAGCGTAGAGAAAGTCCGAACGCTCAACAACTGGTATACCCCGAGCTGGTGCCTAGATTTGACGGGTGTATCATGTGTCAAAAAGCATTGCCTCATGCGCATTCGGATACCTTGGCACAGGAGCGTAAAGAAAGTCCGAGATCAACAGTATCTGATGTGAATCCTGTTTATCAGAGTCTTAAATTTGAAGACACCAGAAGAATGATGCAACCCAACAGAGTTCCTGGTGATCCTGCTATACAGGTGTCAACTCCTTATGGTGTATTGGTCCAACAGTCTGCTGTCCCGATGCAATATCAAGTGAATCAGGAGCCGGTAGTTAATAAAGTTGTTAGCGGCGATTCGAACCCGGTTCGAGTTCCTTCACCGACATCAGACACTCAGGTTCATGAGTCTCCAAGGGAGTATGATAATCTGAGACAAATTGAAGCTAGAATGGAAGATTTACGACTACGTCCTCATGATGTTCTTGTCAACGCCGATCAGAGTAGCTTTCATGTTAAGAATCCACAAGATGAAATCTTGGAAAATAGACCCATGAATCTTGATAAATCCCAAATGGTTGTTGATCCAAATTACACTGCCTCGGAGGTTCCGTGGTTGCATGGATTCCAATCAGTGGGGCCCGGTGGAGCAAGCAACATGGGTGTTAACGACCCGAGCCCTCCGTTTTCTGGTAGTGATTCAGCCCGTGAAGTGGAGACTGTGTTAATTGACCCCCTTAATCCATTTAACGGGGCTGTAGTTGAATCCCAAGATGGTGCAAACTCGCTTTTTAGCAACCAAGATCCTTGGATGTTACGACATGATTCGCAATTTCCGCCACCTCGACCCACCAAACTCATGCCGAAAAAGGAGGGTGTTGCCGCTAAGGAAGAATCACCTACGTCAGACGTGCTGATTGATGATGGACCTTACCAGACAACTGCTAATTCGGACTTGAATTTCGGTGTGGAACATGGTCTGTATTGTAGTTTCTTTCAAGTTATCTGTAGTTCTGTACTCTGGTATAGCGGTATGGATCATTGTACTTGTGTTTGCAGGTTCAGCAGAGGAGTTGATCAAACAAGAACTTCAGGCGGTTGCTGAGGGTGTGGCTGCTTCTGTTCTTCGTTCATCAACACCCACTCAACCCGACTTAAATAAACATAGCTCAGAAGCTAACCTGAGCGGTGAAGCTCAGAATAGTAACGAAGACGCGCAATCAGGAGTTGAAGTTGAGGTCCTTTGATTGTGTTATCCTTTTGTTACTGTCTAGGGACGTCACATGTTACATTTTTGGTCGATGTGGAAAAACAGGCAGGTTGGGTAATGGGTTAAACGGGCTCGATTTAACACGGGCAATTaaatttttaataataatttttgtaataaaatgaTTGAGGAGGTTTCTTTACtatcttaatacataattgtgtTTTGTTCGTACAGGATCTGAAAACAAAGATTCCGGAAAAGACAAATCTTGGGTTTCCCGTTTCAGATGGTCTGGGTTCTTTGCAGGTAAAGATTCGATCTTTATCGAATGTCCACCTATATAACACATATCAGCTAATAAATTGTTCATGATTTTCTTTTCAGATAATCAAGAACAGTGATCTTGAAGAGCTTCGTGAACTGGGTTCGGGCACATTCGGAACTGTTTATCATGGCAAGTGGAGAGGATCCGACGTTGCGATTAAACGAATAAACGATAGATGCTTTGCCGGGAAAGCTTCAGAACAAGAACGCATGGTTTGTATCCtcatttctattttttttttaattttgtttgctCGGTTATGCGCGTTTGTTGAAAACATTTGAGTTGCTTTGCTAACAGAGGGAGGACTTCTGGAACGAAGCAATAAAGCTTGCAGATCTTCATCATCCAAACGTTGTAGCGTTTTACGGGGTTGTACTTGATGGTCCCGGTGGCTCTGTTGCTACGGTTACAGAGTACATGGTTAATGGCTCTTTAAGAAATGCTTTGCAAAAGAATGAAAGGTAACATAACTTGAGCTTCATTTTTATAAGTTCTGTAGATAATGTTGAACATTGACGTATAAATGATTATAATCAGGAATCTGGATAAGCGCAAACGGCTATTGATTGCCATGGATGTTGCTTTTGGTATGGAATATCTTCATGGGAAAAACATAGTACATTTTGACCTGAAAAGTGACAACTTACTTGTTAATCTGCGTGATCCGCACCGTCCAATATGCAAGGTTGGTTGAGTTTCATACCTTTTCGACTATATACTTATGCACAATCCAATTAAACGTTAGTCTTTGCAGCAAGTTTTTCTCGACACTTTTTGAGCTCTAggcatatgatatagatatgaTCGAACAAAATAGGTATTGAAGTATGCCATGAAAAATATAACTTAAAGACAGAACTATAGTATGTTATTAAATGGCTTGCAAGAGTATTCATACAGCTTGAAGTTTTCTAGTTGCAAAGAggaattttttttaacttttgcaACAAGGATGGTGTGTTCACCAAGAAAAAACAACTTTTCGTTATTTCTGCTTCTACAACTAAGCTATTTCCTGCTTCACAACGATATAAGGTTGATCAGTTGACACTTAAATATGCATGTGCAGTTTCTTTCAAAATGGATATATGACCATAAAATCTGAAAAAAATCATAATAAATATAGATGTTGTAAAAATTGGGTTTTATCGCCGATTAATTGCTATTTAATAGGTT belongs to Helianthus annuus cultivar XRQ/B chromosome 5, HanXRQr2.0-SUNRISE, whole genome shotgun sequence and includes:
- the LOC110940285 gene encoding uncharacterized protein LOC110940285 isoform X1 gives rise to the protein MAYDQNALPNSLRPIHIARTPVDESRISPLPNSNPLPREVAASGSPGTVPVYYPSTAPAVPDSGYVGLSYGNVVPAVVNWLPRVPPPAAAAAPGVSLVSGYGYGNSAGLGQSGYNTNNPNLAPSGGSNASEHTSEESGEDSVSGRKVKFLCSYGGKILPRPSDGVLRYVGGDTRIISVRRDVGFNELMQKMFDSYGRNVVIKYQLPGEDLDALVSVSRPEDLENMMDEYDKLVERSSDGSAKMRVFLFSDVESSSVIRFKDLQDSGQKYVEAVNGIGESFSGGGGGGGGSGGIGRKGSGASASSTQNSEVSGGAEGGAESTGHDQGEVIGPAFGGVVSSPGGSYATGVTVAKPIAVPVSPSQSDHESEILERTVPVHIQQQRQFGYDLQPPGAAIQPPAPYVQTYVDPRHGTFSRTEYIQMPPPQMGYPSQIMGSIGPVYAQPQLHNNVIGIGVTPHQYITPSSHVSFSPNSNPVPVQIPTQAPTPVQAQPPAQAPPQYVQQREVVMEPFPSEPSYSTYQPQTQISPQVIPGAYGWNQVLAQEQVSFSESRVPAQQLAYPELVPRFDGCIMCQKALPHAHPDPLAQERRESPNAQQLVYPELVPRFDGCIMCQKALPHAHPDPLAQERRESPNAQQLVYPELVPRFDGCIMCQKALPHAHSDTLAQERKESPRSTVSDVNPVYQSLKFEDTRRMMQPNRVPGDPAIQVSTPYGVLVQQSAVPMQYQVNQEPVVNKVVSGDSNPVRVPSPTSDTQVHESPREYDNLRQIEARMEDLRLRPHDVLVNADQSSFHVKNPQDEILENRPMNLDKSQMVVDPNYTASEVPWLHGFQSVGPGGASNMGVNDPSPPFSGSDSAREVETVLIDPLNPFNGAVVESQDGANSLFSNQDPWMLRHDSQFPPPRPTKLMPKKEGVAAKEESPTSDVLIDDGPYQTTANSDLNFGVEHGSAEELIKQELQAVAEGVAASVLRSSTPTQPDLNKHSSEANLSGEAQNSNEDAQSGVEVEDLKTKIPEKTNLGFPVSDGLGSLQIIKNSDLEELRELGSGTFGTVYHGKWRGSDVAIKRINDRCFAGKASEQERMREDFWNEAIKLADLHHPNVVAFYGVVLDGPGGSVATVTEYMVNGSLRNALQKNERNLDKRKRLLIAMDVAFGMEYLHGKNIVHFDLKSDNLLVNLRDPHRPICKVGDLGLSKVKRQTLISGGVRGTLPWMAPELLNGSSSLVSEKVDVFSFGIVMWELLTGDEPYTDLHYGAIIGGIVSNTLRPPVPDGCDPEWRSLMERCWSAEPSERPSFTEIANQLRTITSKVPPKVQPYQ
- the LOC110940285 gene encoding uncharacterized protein LOC110940285 isoform X2; this translates as MAYDQNALPNSLRPIHIARTPVDESRISPLPNSNPLPREVAASGSPGTVPVYYPSTAPAVPDSGYVGLSYGNVVPAVVNWLPRVPPPAAAAAPGVSLVSGYGYGNSAGLGQSGYNTNNPNLAPSGGSNASEHTSEESGEDSVSGRKVKFLCSYGGKILPRPSDGVLRYVGGDTRIISVRRDVGFNELMQKMFDSYGRNVVIKYQLPGEDLDALVSVSRPEDLENMMDEYDKLVERSSDGSAKMRVFLFSDVESSSVIRFKDLQDSGQKYVEAVNGIGESFSGGGGGGGGSGGIGRKGSGASASSTQNSEVSGGAEGGAESTGHDQGEVIGPAFGGVVSSPGGSYATGVTVAKPIAVPVSPSQSDHESEILERTVPVHIQQQRQFGYDLQPPGAAIQPPAPYVQTYVDPRHGTFSRTEYIQMPPPQMGYPSQIMGSIGPVYAQPQLHNNVIGIGVTPHQYITPSSHVSFSPNSNPVPVQIPTQAPTPVQAQPPAQAPPQYVQQREVVMEPFPSEPSYSTYQPQTQISPQVIPGAYGWNQVLAQEQVSFSESRVPAQQLAYPELVPRFDGCIMCQKALPHAHPDPLAQERRESPNAQQLVYPELVPRFDGCIMCQKALPHAHPDPLAQERRESPNAQQLVYPELVPRFDGCIMCQKALPHAHSDTLAQERKESPRSTVSDVNPVYQSLKFEDTRRMMQPNRVPGDPAIQVSTPYGVLVQQSAVPMQYQVNQEPVVNKVVSGDSNPVRVPSPTSDTQVHESPREYDNLRQIEARMEDLRLRPHDVLVNADQSSFHVKNPQDEILENRPMNLDKSQMVVDPNYTASEVPWLHGFQSVGPGGASNMGVNDPSPPFSGSDSAREVETVLIDPLNPFNGAVVESQDGANSLFSNQDPWMLRHDSQFPPPRPTKLMPKKEGVAAKEESPTSDVLIDDGPYQTTANSDLNFGVEHGSAEELIKQELQAVAEGVAASVLRSSTPTQPDLNKHSSEANLSGEAQNSNEDAQSGVEDLKTKIPEKTNLGFPVSDGLGSLQIIKNSDLEELRELGSGTFGTVYHGKWRGSDVAIKRINDRCFAGKASEQERMREDFWNEAIKLADLHHPNVVAFYGVVLDGPGGSVATVTEYMVNGSLRNALQKNERNLDKRKRLLIAMDVAFGMEYLHGKNIVHFDLKSDNLLVNLRDPHRPICKVGDLGLSKVKRQTLISGGVRGTLPWMAPELLNGSSSLVSEKVDVFSFGIVMWELLTGDEPYTDLHYGAIIGGIVSNTLRPPVPDGCDPEWRSLMERCWSAEPSERPSFTEIANQLRTITSKVPPKVQPYQ
- the LOC110940285 gene encoding uncharacterized protein LOC110940285 isoform X3, with protein sequence MAYDQNALPNSLRPIHIARTPVDESRISPLPNSNPLPREVAASGSPGTVPVYYPSTAPAVPDSGYVGLSYGNVVPAVVNWLPRVPPPAAAAAPGVSLVSGYGYGNSAGLGQSGYNTNNPNLAPSGGSNASEHTSEESGEDSVSGRKVKFLCSYGGKILPRPSDGVLRYVGGDTRIISVRRDVGFNELMQKMFDSYGRNVVIKYQLPGEDLDALVSVSRPEDLENMMDEYDKLVERSSDGSAKMRVFLFSDVESSSVIRFKDLQDSGQKYVEAVNGIGESFSGGGGGGGGSGGIGRKGSGASASSTQNSEVSGGAEGGAESTGHDQGEVIGPAFGGVVSSPGGSYATGVTVAKPIAVPVSPSQSDHESEILERTVPVHIQQQRQFGYDLQPPGAAIQPPAPYVQTYVDPRHGTFSRTEYIQMPPPQMGYPSQIMGSIGPVYAQPQLHNNVIGIGVTPHQYITPSSHVSFSPNSNPVPVQIPTQAPTPVQAQPPAQAPPQYVQQREVVMEPFPSEPSYSTYQPQTQISPQVIPGAYGWNQVLAQEQVSFSESRVPAQQLAYPELVPRFDGCIMCQKALPHAHPDPLAQERRESPNAQQLVYPELVPRFDGCIMCQKALPHAHSDTLAQERKESPRSTVSDVNPVYQSLKFEDTRRMMQPNRVPGDPAIQVSTPYGVLVQQSAVPMQYQVNQEPVVNKVVSGDSNPVRVPSPTSDTQVHESPREYDNLRQIEARMEDLRLRPHDVLVNADQSSFHVKNPQDEILENRPMNLDKSQMVVDPNYTASEVPWLHGFQSVGPGGASNMGVNDPSPPFSGSDSAREVETVLIDPLNPFNGAVVESQDGANSLFSNQDPWMLRHDSQFPPPRPTKLMPKKEGVAAKEESPTSDVLIDDGPYQTTANSDLNFGVEHGSAEELIKQELQAVAEGVAASVLRSSTPTQPDLNKHSSEANLSGEAQNSNEDAQSGVEVEDLKTKIPEKTNLGFPVSDGLGSLQIIKNSDLEELRELGSGTFGTVYHGKWRGSDVAIKRINDRCFAGKASEQERMREDFWNEAIKLADLHHPNVVAFYGVVLDGPGGSVATVTEYMVNGSLRNALQKNERNLDKRKRLLIAMDVAFGMEYLHGKNIVHFDLKSDNLLVNLRDPHRPICKVGDLGLSKVKRQTLISGGVRGTLPWMAPELLNGSSSLVSEKVDVFSFGIVMWELLTGDEPYTDLHYGAIIGGIVSNTLRPPVPDGCDPEWRSLMERCWSAEPSERPSFTEIANQLRTITSKVPPKVQPYQ